A stretch of the Clarias gariepinus isolate MV-2021 ecotype Netherlands chromosome 26, CGAR_prim_01v2, whole genome shotgun sequence genome encodes the following:
- the ubr5 gene encoding E3 ubiquitin-protein ligase UBR5 isoform X3: MTSIHFVVHPLPGTEDQLNDRLREVSEKLNKYNCNSHPQLNLLEQATLKQCVVGPNHAGFLLEDGRICRISFAVQPDRLELGKPDGNDGSKLSSGSGTGRTSRPGRTSDPPWFLSGSDTLGRLAGNTLGSRWSSGVGGGGGASGGSGGGGTGGGGSNSGGGGGASGGGGASSGRSSAAARDSRRQTRVIRTGRDRGSGLLGSQPQPVIPASVIPEELISQAQVVLQGKSRSVIIRELQRTNLDVNLAVNNLLSRDDEDGDDGDDTASESYLPGVRSLTEDLMSLLDADIHSAHPSVIIDADAMFSEDISYFGYPSFRRSSLSRLGSSRVLLLPLERENELMRERESVLRLRERRWLDGASFDAERGSTSRDGEPSLDKKSVPLQSPVSLGEELQWWPDKDGVRFVSIGAMFSELVAISSKGELYQWKWNEPEPYRNSQNPSVHHPRVSFLGLSNEKITLLSANSIRATVATESNKVATWVDDTLSSVACKLEHGAQTFPELQGERIVSLHCCSLYTCAQLETSLYWWGVVPFSQRKKMLEKARAKNKKPKSSAGIASIPNITVGTQVCLRNNPLYHAGAVAFSVNAGVPKVGVLLESVWNMNDSCRFQLRSPESLKNMEKSSKAQETKAEIKPEMVKTEMGPPPSPASTCSDTSSIASSASLPYKRRRSTPAPKEEEKVNEEQWPLREVVFVEDVKNVPVGKVLKVDGAYVAVKFPGTSSSVSSQSAAPTDSDPSSLLQDCRLLRIDELQVVKTGGTPKVPDCFQRTPKKLCIPEKAEILAVNVDSKGVHAVLKTGSWVRYCIFDLATGKAEQENHFPTSNLAFLGQSERNVAIFTAGQESPIILRDGNGTIYPMAKDCMGGIRDPDWLDLPPIASLGIGVHSLANLPNNSTIKKKAAVIIMAVEKQTLMQHVLRCDYEACRQYLVGLEQAVLLEQNPHALGALLGHRCDGNRNLLHACVSVCFPISNKETKEEEEAERSERNTFAERLSAVEAIANAISVVSSNSSGNRTGSSSNRGLRLREMMRRSLRAASMGRHESGPSSSDHQDPVSPPIAPPSWVPDPPPMDPESDIDFILAPAVSSLTTASSGPSQGPSTSTIPGETNCPSSEASVVESKDRKANAHLILKLMCDSVVLRPHLRDLLSAKDARGMTPFMLAVSGRAYPAAITVLEAAQKIAKAESSIGDKDIVNSVFMEMICPAGTNPDDSPLYVLCCNDTCSFTWTGAEHINQDIFECRTCGLLESLCCCTECARVCHKGHDCKLKRTSPTAYCDCWEKCKCKTLIAGQKAARLDLLYRLLTTTNLVTSPNSRGEHILLFLVQTVARQSVEHCQYRPPRIREDRNRKAVNAEDSDMPDHDLEPPRFAQLALERVLQDWNALKCMIMFGSQENKDPLSASSRIAHLLPEEQMYLNQQSGTIRLDCFTHCLIVKCAPDLTFIDTLLGTLVKELQNKYTPGRRDEAICVTRRFLRSVARVFVILSVEMASSKKKNNFVPQPIGKCRRVFQALLPYAVEELCNVAESLIVPVRMGIARPTAPFTLASTSIDAVQGSEELFSVEPLPPRPSPDQSNNSSQSASSYIIRNPQPRRSSQSQTARGRDEEQDDIVSADVEEVEVVEGVAGEEDHHDDQEEQGEEPAEAEGQHDEHDEDGSDMELDLLAAAETESDSESNHSNQDNASGRRSVVTAATAGSEAGASSVPAFFSEDDSQSNDSSDSDSSSSQSDDADQETYLLDEPLERTTGSAHANSAAQAPRSMQWAVRTTPSQRPGGGAPTSSSTPAASSAGLIYIDPSNLRRSSAISTSAAAAAAALEASNSSSYLTSASSLARAYSIVIRQISDLMSLIPKYNHLVYSQYPAAVKLTYQDAVNLQNYVEEKLVPTWNWMVSIMDSTEAQLRYGSALSSAGDPGHPSHPLHASQHSGRRERMTAREEASLRTLEGRRRAATLLTARQGMMSARGDFLNYALSLMRSHNDEHSDVLPVLDVCSLKHVAYVFQALIYWIKAMNLQTTLDTSQMDRKRNRDPLELALDNEDSEHENDDDTNQSSTLQDKEEDPVPSETGQHHPFFRRSDSMTFLGCIPPNPFEVPVAEAIPLADQPHLLQPNARKEDLFGRPSQGLYSSSYMASKGLSELTVDMNCLQILPTKMSYSANMKNVMSMESRQRGGDEQQTITQDIDVSKPGPSPHDLAAQLKSSLLAEIGLTESEGPPLPTFIPHCSFMGMVISHDMLLGRWRLSLELFGRVFMEDVGAEPGSILTELGGFEVKESKFRREMEKLRNLQSRDLALEVDRDRDQLIQQTMRQLNTHFGRRCTSTPMAVHRVKVTFKDEPGEGSGVARSFYTAIAQAFLSNDKLPNLDCVQSVSKGMQASNLMQRLRNRDRERERRSGGLRAGSRRDRDRDSRRQLSIDTRPFRPASEGNPSDEPDPLPAHRQALGERLYPRVHAMQPAFASKITGMLLELSPAQLLLLLASEDSLRARVEEAMELLITHGRENGADSILDLGLLDAPEKAQQENRKRHASTRSVVDMELDDTDDGDDNAPLFYQPGKRGFYSPRPGKNSEARLNCFRNIGRILGLCLLQNELCPITLNRHVIKVLLGRKVNWHDFAFFDPVMYESLRQLIRHSQSSEAEAVFAAMDLAFAIDLCKEEGSGQVELLAGGGSMPVTPQNVYEYVRKYAEHRMLVVAEQPLHAMRKGLLDVLPKNALEDLTAEDFRLLVNGCGEVNVQMLISFTSFNDESGENAEKLLQFKRWFWSIVEKMSMTERQDLVYFWTSSPSLPASEEGFQPMPSITIRPPDDQHLPTANTCISRLYVPLYSSKQILKQKLLLAIKTKNFGFV; the protein is encoded by the exons TACCGGCATCCGTCATTCCTGAGGAGCTCATCtctcag GCCCAAGTGGTCCTGCAAGGGAAATCGAGGAGCGTCATCATCCGCGAGCTGCAGCGCACCAACCTAGACGTCAACCTGGCCGTGAACAACCTGCTGAGCCGAGACGACGAAGATGGGGACGACGGCGATGACACGGCCAGCGAATCCTACCTACCTGGAG TGCGCTCTCTTACAGAAGACCTGATGTCGCTGCTGGATGCCGACATTCACTCAGCACACCCCAGCGTCATCATCGACGCAGACGCCATGTTCTCAGAGGACATCAGCTACTTCGGCTACCCGTCCTTCCGGCGCTCGTCGCTGTCACGCCTTGGCTCTTCACGAG TTCTCCTTCTTCCCCTAGAGCGCGAAAACGAACTGATGCGCGAGCGTGAGTCTGTGCTAAGGCTCCGCGAGAGGCGTTGGCTGGACGGTGCGTCCTTCGATGCAGAACGCGGCTCGACCAGCCGGGACGGAGAACCCAGCCTGGACAAGAAGAGCGTCCCCTTGCAGAGCCCCGTGTCTTTGGGAGAGGAGCTGCAGTGGTGGCCTGATAAG GACGGCGTGAGGTTTGTAAGCATCGGGGCAATGTTCTCCGAGCTCGTGGCCATCAGCTCCAAGGGTGAACTCTACCAGTGGAAGTGGAACGAACCAGAACCATACAGAAACTCACAA AATCCTTCAGTCCATCACCCTCGCGTGTCCTTTCTCGGCCTGAGCAATGAGAAGATCACGCTCTTGTCTGCTAACAGTATTCGGGCCACGGTGGCTACCGAGTCCAACAAG GTGGCGACGTGGGTGGATGACACGCTGAGTTCAGTAGCGTGTAAGCTGGAACACGGGGCTCAGACCTTCCCGGAGCTGCAGGGTGAACGCATCGTGTCTCTGCACTGCTGCTCTCTGTACACCTGCGCCCAGCTCGAGACCAGCCTCTACTGGTG GGGTGTCGTGCCTTTCAGTCAACGCAAAAAGATGCTTGAGAAGGCCAGGGCTAAGAACAAGAAGCCCAAATCCAGCGCTGGAATCGCCTCCATTCCCAACATTACAGTGGGCACTCAG GTGTGTTTGAGGAACAATCCCCTGTATCACGCAGGTGCCGTGGCCTTCTCTGTGAACGCCGGCGTCCCCAAGGTCGGTGTATTGCTCGAGTCCGTGTGGAATATGAACGACAGCTGTCGCTTTCAGTTACGATCTCCTGAAAGCCTGAAGAACATGGAGAAGAGCTCCAAGGCCCAAGAGACCAA ggCGGAAATCAAACCTGAAATGGTCAAAACCGAGATGGGTCCACCCCCGTCTCCGGCGTCCACGTGCAGCGATACGTCCTCCATCGCCAGCAGTGCCTCTCTgccttaca AACGGAGGCGCTCCACACCGGCGCCCAAAGAGGAGGAGAAGGTCAACGAAGAGCAGTGGCCTCTGCGCGAGGTCGTATTTGTGGAGGATGTTAAAAATGTCCCAGTAGGGAAG GTGCTAAAAGTCGATGGTGCATATGTTGCTGTGAAATTTCCAGGGACGTCGAGCAGCGTGAGCAGCCAGAGTGCAGCTCCCACTGACTCTGACCCGTCCTCACTCCTGCAGGACTGCAGGCTGCTCCGAATCGATGAGCTACAG GTTGTTAAAACTGGTGGAACTCCTAAAGTTCCAGACTGTTTTCAGCGCACACCTAAAAAACTTTGTATTCCAGAAAAGGCTGAAATTTTAGCTGTGAATGTTGACTCCAAAG GAGTCCATGCTGTTCTCAAAACAGGAAGTTGGGTCCGGTACTGTATTTTCGACTTGGCCACTGGTAAAGCCGAGCAAGAGAATCATTTCCCTACAAGTAACCTGGCCTTTCTGGGCCAAAGCGAGCGTAATGTGGCCATCTTCACTGCTGGCCAG GAGAGCCCCATCATCCTACGTGATGGCAACGGCACCATTTACCCCATGGCCAAAGACTGCATGGGTGGCATCCGAGACCCTGATTGGCTGGACCTTCCACCTATTGCTAGTTTGGGAATCGGAGTTCACTCACTCGCCAACCTGCCCAATAACTCCACAATCAAGAAGAAAGCTGCCGTCATCATCATGGCAGTAGAG AAGCAGACATTGATGCAGCACGTGTTGCGCTGCGATTACGAAGCGTGTCGGCAGTACCTGGTGGGTTTAGAGCAGGCCGTGCTCTTGGAACAGAACCCTCATGCACTTGGCGCTCTGCTCGGCCATCGGTGCGACGGAAACAGGAACCTCCTGCACGCCTGCGTCTCCGTCTGCTTTCCCATCAGCAACAAAGAGACCAAGGAGGAAGAAG AAGCCGAACGTTCGGAAAGAAACACCTTTGCCGAGCGGCTATCTGCAGTCGAAGCCATCGCCAATGCCATTTCAGTGGTATCCAGCAATAGCTCTGGAAACAGGACCGGATCATCCAGCAATCGCGG ACTGCGTCTCCGAGAGATGATGAGGCGCTCTCTCCGAGCAGCCTCGATGGGCCGACACGAATCAGGCCCCTCCTCTAGTGACCACCAGGACCCGGTGTCACCACCCATCGCCCCGCCTAGCTGGGTGCCAGACCCTCCTCCCATGGATCCTG AGAGCGACATTGATTTCATCCTGGCCCCTGCAGTCAGTTCGCTCACCACGGCGTCATCCGGCCCCAGTCAGGGTCCGAGCACATCCACCATTCCGGGTGAGACAAACT GCCCGTCATCCGAAGCGTCCGTAGTGGAGAGCAAAGACCGCAAGGCCAACGCTCACCTGATCCTCAAGCTGATGTGCGACAGCGTTGTCCTGAGACCTCATCTACGGGACCTGCTCTCTGCAAA GGACGCTCGAGGCATGACTCCGTTCATGTTAGCCGTCAGTGGGAGGGCATACCCAGCAGCCATCACTGTCCTGGAGGCAGCCCAAAAAATAGCCAAGG CAGAGTCCAGTATCGGGGACAAGGACATCGTGAACTCCGTGTTTATGGAAATGATCTGTCCTGCCGGGACAAACCCTGACGACTCACCTCTCTACGTGCTTTGCTGTAACGACACTTGTAGCTTCACCTGGACCGGGGCTGAGCACATCAACCAG gACATCTTCGAGTGCAGGACATGTGGTCTGCTGGAGTCTCTGTGTTGCTGTACCGAGTGTGCCAGAGTTTGCCACAAAGGCCATGATTGCAA GCTTAAGAGAACCTCTCCCACTGCGTACTGTGACTGCTGGGAGAAGTGCAAGTGTAAAACCCTGATCGCTGGGCAGAAAGCAGCTCGTCTGGATCTGCTCTATAGGCTGCTGACCACCACCAACCTAGTGACCAGTCCCAACAGCAG GGGTGAGCACATCTTGCTGTTCCTGGTACAGACAGTCGCAAGGCAGAGCGTCGAGCACTGTCAGTACCGGCCGCCCCGTATCAGAGAGGACCGGAACCGCAAGGCTGTTAACGCagaag ACTCTGACATGCCGGATCATGACCTTGAGCCTCCACGCTTTGCCCAGCTGGCTCTGGAGCGTGTGCTGCAGGACTGGAACGCTCTTAAGTGCATGATAATGTTTGGCTCGCAGGAGAACAAAGATCC ACTGAGTGCGAGCAGCCGAATTGCTCATCTCTTGCCTGAGGAGCAGATGTACCTGAACCAGCAAAGTGGAACAATCAGGCTGGACTGCTTCACTCACTGCCTCATCGTCAAGTGTGCTCCAGACCTCACT TTTATCGACACACTACTGGGAACACTGGTAAAAGAACTGCAGAACAAATACACCCCGGGTCGCAGAGACGAGGCCATCTGTGTCACACGTCGCTTCCTGCGCTCTGTCGCCAGGGTTTTCGTCATCCTTAGCGTCGAGATGGCTTCATCCaagaagaaaaa CAACTTCGTCCCGCAGCCCATAGGGAAGTGCAGGCGTGTTTTCCAGGCCCTGCTGCCTTACGCCGTCGAGGAGTTGTGTAACGTCGCCGAGTCTCTGATCGTGCCGGTGCGCATGGGCATCGCCAGGCCGACGGCTCCATTTACGCTGGCCAGCACCAGCATCGACGCTGTACAGGGCAGCGAGGAGCTTTTCTCTGTGGAGCCGCTTCCCCCACGGCCATCACCGGATCAGTCCAACAA TTCCAGCCAGTCAGCTTCCTCTTACATCATCAGGAACCCTCAACCTCGGCGcagcagccaatcacagactgcACGTGGACGAGACGAGGAGCAGGACGACATTGTGTCTGCTGATGTCGAGGAG GTGGAGGTAGTGGAGGGAGTCGCAGGGGAGGAAGATCACCATGACGACCAGGAGGAGCAGGGGGAGGAGCCTGCAGAAGCTGAGGGACAACATGATGAGCACGACGAGGACG GAAGCGACATGGAGCTCGATCTGCTGGCTGCCGCAGAGACGGAGAGCGACAGTGAAAGTAACCACAGCAACCAGGACAATGCAAGCGGGCGCCGTAGTGTCGTCACGGCAGCGACGGCCGGTTCCGAAGCAG GTGCGAGCAGCGTGCCTGCCTTCTTCTCCGAGGACGACTCCCAGTCGAACGACTCGAGCGACTcagacagcagcagcagccagaGTGATGACGCAGATCAGGAGACGTACCTCCTGGATGAACCGCTCGAGAGGACCACGGGTTCCGCCCATGCCAACAGCGCCGCTCAGGCCCCACGCTCCATGCAGTGGGCGGTGCGCACCACTCCTAGCCAGCGCCCGGGCGGGGGCGCCCCCACCAGCTCCTCCACTCCTGCAG CGAGCTCCGCAGGCCTCATCTACATCGATCCGTCTAACCTGCGCCGCAGCAGCGCCATTAGCACCAGCGCAGCAGCCGCCGCCGCAGCCCTGGAGGCCAGCAACTCCAGCAGCTACCTGACGTCTGCCAGCAGCCTGGCACGAGCCTACAGTATCGTCATCCGCCAGATTTCTGACCTCATGAGCCTCATCCCCAAATACAACCACCTGGTTTACTCACAGTACCCCGCTGCCGTGAAACTCACCTATCAGGATGCAGTCAACCTACAG AACTATGTGGAGGAGAAGTTGGTCCCGACATGGAACTGGATGGTGTCCATCATGGACTCAACGGAGGCTCAGCTGCGCTATGGCTCGGCCCTGTCCTCTGCAGGAGACCCCGGACACCCGAGCCACCCGCTGCATGCCTCACAGCACTCCGGCCGCAGGGAGCGCATGACCGCACGTGAAGAGGCCAGCCTGCGAACGCTGGAGGGACGCAG gcgCGCAGCTACTTTGTTGACTGCTCGTCAAGGCATGATGTCAGCGCGCGGAGACTTTCTGAACTACGCGCTCTCCCTGATGCGCTCCCATAACGACGAGCACTCTGACGTCCTGCCCGTTTTGGATGTGTGCTCGCTGAAACACGTGGCCTACGTCTTCCAGGCTCTTATTTACTGGATTAAAGCCATGAACCTACAGACCACGCTGGACACTTCACAGATGGACAGGAAAAG GAACCGTGACCCATTGGAACTTGCGTTGGACAATGAGGACTCTGAGCATGAGAATGATGACGACACCAATCAGA GCTCCACCCTTCAAGATAAGGAGGAGGATCCTGTCCCTTCAGAAACCGGTCAGCACCACCCATTCTTCCGTCGCTCCGACTCCATGACCTTCCTCGGCTGCATTCCGCCAAATCCCTTCGAAGTCCCCGTGGCCGAGGCCATCCCTCTGGCTGACCAGCCTCACTTGCTACAG CCGAATGCTAGAAAGGAGGACCTGTTCGGGCGTCCGAGTCAGGGTCTTTACTCATCCTCCTACATGGCAAGCAAAGGTCTCTCAGAGCTCACTGTGGATATGAACTGCTTACAG ATTCTGCCCACCAAAATGTCCTATTCAGCCAATATGAAAAATGTCATGAGTATGGAGTCTCGGCAGAGGGGCGGAGACGAGCAGCAGACGATAACGCAGGACATAGACGTCTCGAAGCCCGGCCCCTCCCCCCATGACCTTGCCGCCCAGTTAAAGAGCAGCCTCCTCGCAGAGATCGGACTGACCGAGAGCGAAGGCCCACCCCTTCCTACTTTCAT TCCTCACTGTAGCTTCATGGGGATGGTGATCTCTCACGACATGCTGCTGGGCCGGTGGCGTCTCTCCCTCGAGCTCTTCGGCCGTGTCTTTATGGAGGATGTTGGGGCTGAACCTGGATCT ATCCTGACGGAGCTGGGTGGTTTCGAGGTGAAGGAGTCGAAGTTCCGACGGGAGATGGAGAAGCTGCGGAACCTGCAGTCTCGCGACCTGGCTCTGGAGGTCGACCGCGATCGCGACCAGCTTATCCAGCAGACCATGCGACAGCTCAACACGCACTTCGGGCGCCGTTGCACCAGCACGCCCATGGCTGTGCACCGCGTCAAGGTCACGTTCAAGGACGAGCCTGGCGAGGGCAGCGGCGTGGCACGCAGCTTCTACACAGCCATCGCGCAGGCGTTCCTGTCCAACGACAAACTGCCCAACCTCGACTGCGTACAGAGCGTCAGCAAGGGCATGCAGGCTAGCA aTTTGATGCAGCGCTTGAGAAACCGAGAccgggagagggagaggaggagtGGTGGCCTGAGGGCAGGATCCAGAAGAGACCGTGACAG GGACTCTCGCAGGCAGCTGTCCATTGACACCAGGCCGTTCCGTCCTGCCTCGGAGGGGAACCCGAGTGACGAGCCGGACCCGCTGCCTGCTCACAGGCAGGCTTTAGGGGAGCGTCTCTACCCTCGGGTCCATGCCATGCAGCCA gCGTTTGCCAGTAAAATCACAGGCATGTTGCTGGAGCTTTCACCTGCTCAGCTGCTGCTGCTCCTGGCCAGTGAGGATTCCCTCCGAGCTCGTGTAGAGGAGGCCATGGAGCTTCTCATCACACACGGGAG ggAAAACGGTGCCGACAGCATACTGGATCTCGGTCTTCTCGACGCTCCAGAGAAAGCACAG CAGGAGAACAGGAAGAGACATGCTTCCACCCGCAGTGTGGTGGACATGGAGCTGGACGATACGGATGACGGCGACGATAACGCGCCCCTGTTTTACCAGCCTGGAAAGAGGGGCTTCTACTCCCCCCGGCCTGGGAAAAACTCTGAGGCCAGACTTAACTGCTTCCGCAACATCGGCAG AATACTCGGCTTGTGTCTGTTGCAGAATGAACTTTGCCCCATCACCCTGAACAGGCACGTCATCAAAGTGCTGCTGGGTAGAAAG GTGAACTGGCATGACTTTGCGTTTTTTGACCCGGTGATGTACGAGAGTTTGCGACAGCTCATCCGCCACTCGCAGTCGAGCGAGGCCGAGGCGGTGTTCGCTGCCATGGACCTCGCCTTCGCCATCGACTTGTGCAAGGAGGAAGGATCCGGACAG GTGGAGCTGTTGGCTGGCGGCGGCAGCATGCCCGTGACTCCTCAGAACGTGTACGAGTATGTGAGGAAGTACGCTGAACACAGGATGCTGGTTGTAGCAGAGCAGCCTCTGCAT gCCATGAGGAAGGGCCTCCTGGACGTGCTTCCTAAGAATGCTCTGGAGGACCTCACAGCCGAAGACTTCAGGCTACTCGTCAACGGCTGCGGCGAGGTCAACGTGCAGATGCTCATCAGCTTCACCTCCTTCAACGATGAATCTG GTGAAAACGCAGAGAAGTTGCTGCAGTTTAAACGCTGGTTTTGGTCCATTGTGGAGAAAATGAGCATGACTGAGAGGCAGGATCTG GTATATTTCTGGACGTCCAGCCCGTCCCTACCAGCCAGCGAAGAAGGTTTTCAGCCGATGCCGTCCATCACTATCAGGCCCCCGGACGACCAGCACCTCCCCACGGCCAACACGTGCATCTCGCGCCTCTACGTTCCGCTTTACTCCTCGAAACAGATCCTGAAACAGAAGCTTCTCCTCGCCATCAAGACCAAGAACTTCGGCTTTGTGTAG